Proteins encoded within one genomic window of Ctenopharyngodon idella isolate HZGC_01 chromosome 6, HZGC01, whole genome shotgun sequence:
- the mier1a gene encoding mesoderm induction early response protein 1a isoform X2 — MAEPSLSGSGAEGAVPVVQDEDRDFDPSADMLVHDFDDEQTLEEEEKLEGETNFNTEIDDLTREGEMPIEELLKLYGYSTGGSPEEEDGDVQEEDSSDNTCSSHSKLKEEERRELSDQDDEDVQSSSDEPPSSSVSHSTAQLICPRPSNYFEGDVEESEDDDYIPSEDWKKEIMVGSMYQAETPVGLCKYKDNEKVYENDDQLLWNPELLPEEKVVEFLAEASKRSGEEAGVHAIPEGSHVKDNEQALYELFKCNFDAEEALRRLKFNVKSAKEEMSVWTEEECRGFEQGLKAYGKDFSSVQANKQTKLGKRKYSLRPGVLDYMERILDERESSESSGSSFQPPTTSNNSKHPSEPESDSDAQNGVGNHSSEDLLCIRDETSQTNGSAMCPDISIANTPPDSIPDTSSPSTQVMEITVKQEEDEHSERPLKRLRTDTDPNIEGSVPHNETEII; from the exons ATGGCGGAG CCCTCCCTAAGTGGTTCTGGCGCCGAAG GAGCAGTTCCAGTAGTGCAGGATGAGGACAGGGACTTTGATCCATCAGCAGACATGCTTGTACATGACTTTGATGATGAGCAGACTCTGGAAGAAGAGGAAAAGCTGGAGGGAGAGACAAACTTCAACACCGAAATTGATGACCTAACTCGA GAGGGTGAGATGCCCATCGAGGAACTTCTGAAATTATATGGCTACAGCACTGGTGGGTCTCCAGAGGAAGAGGATGGAGATGTTCAAGAGGAGGATTCTTCAGATAATACTTGCAGCAGCCATAGTAAACTCAAA GAGGAGGAAAGGCGGGAGCTTTCTGATCAGGATGATGAGGATGTGCAGTCGTCCAGTGATGAGCCTCCGTCCAGCAGTGTCTCTCACAGCACAGCTCAACTTATCTGCCCTCGGCCATCCAATTACTTTGAAG gGGATGTAGAAGAATCTGAAGACGATGATTATATTCCATCTGAAGACTGGAAAAAG GAGATCATGGTTGGTTCAATGTATCAAGCAGAGACTCCTGTTGGCCTGTGTAAATATAAGGACAATGAAAAAG TTTATGAGAATGATGATCAGCTTTTGTGGAATCCAGAGTTACTTCCAGAGGAAAAGGTTGTAGAGTTTTTAGCCGAGGCCTCTAAACGCAGTGGAGAAGAGGCTGGTGTCCATGCCATTCCTGAAGGATCTCACGTCAAAGACAATGAACAG GCTCTTTATGAATTGTTTAAATGCAACTTTGATGCAGAAGAAGCTTTAAGAAGATTAAAATTTAATGTGAAATCTGCCAAAG AGGAAATGTCAGTTTGGACGGAAGAGGAGTGTCGAGGTTTTGAACAAGGACTCAAAGCTTACGGGAAAGATTTTAGCTCAGTACAAGCAAATAAG CAAACCAAGCttggaaaaagaaaatacagcCTTCGTCCTGGTGTCTT GGATTATATGGAGCGTATTTTGGATGAGAGGGAGAGCTCAGAGTCCAGTGGATCTTCGTTTCAACCTCCCACCACTTCAAACAACAGCAAACACCCATCAGAGCCAGAGAGTGACTCGGACGCTCAGAACG GTGTAGGGAACCATTCCTCCGAGGACCTTCTCTGCATCAGAGATGAGACATCTCAGACAAACGGCTCTGCCATGTGTCCAGATATTTCCATAGCAAACACACCACCCGACTCCATCCCAGACACCAGCAGCCCGAGCACACAAGTCATGGAGATCACAGTCAAACAGGAGGAAGATGAACACTCTGAACGACCTCTGAAAAGGCTTAGGACTGACACAGACCCTAACATTGAAGGCTCTGTCCCCCATAATGAAACAGAAATCATCTGA
- the mier1a gene encoding mesoderm induction early response protein 1a isoform X1 translates to MAEPSLSGSGAEGAVPVVQDEDRDFDPSADMLVHDFDDEQTLEEEEKLEGETNFNTEIDDLTREGEMPIEELLKLYGYSTGGSPEEEDGDVQEEDSSDNTCSSHSKLKEEERRELSDQDDEDVQSSSDEPPSSSVSHSTAQLICPRPSNYFEGDVEESEDDDYIPSEDWKKEIMVGSMYQAETPVGLCKYKDNEKVYENDDQLLWNPELLPEEKVVEFLAEASKRSGEEAGVHAIPEGSHVKDNEQALYELFKCNFDAEEALRRLKFNVKSAKEEMSVWTEEECRGFEQGLKAYGKDFSSVQANKVRTRSVGECVAFYYMWKKSERYDFFAQQTKLGKRKYSLRPGVLDYMERILDERESSESSGSSFQPPTTSNNSKHPSEPESDSDAQNGVGNHSSEDLLCIRDETSQTNGSAMCPDISIANTPPDSIPDTSSPSTQVMEITVKQEEDEHSERPLKRLRTDTDPNIEGSVPHNETEII, encoded by the exons ATGGCGGAG CCCTCCCTAAGTGGTTCTGGCGCCGAAG GAGCAGTTCCAGTAGTGCAGGATGAGGACAGGGACTTTGATCCATCAGCAGACATGCTTGTACATGACTTTGATGATGAGCAGACTCTGGAAGAAGAGGAAAAGCTGGAGGGAGAGACAAACTTCAACACCGAAATTGATGACCTAACTCGA GAGGGTGAGATGCCCATCGAGGAACTTCTGAAATTATATGGCTACAGCACTGGTGGGTCTCCAGAGGAAGAGGATGGAGATGTTCAAGAGGAGGATTCTTCAGATAATACTTGCAGCAGCCATAGTAAACTCAAA GAGGAGGAAAGGCGGGAGCTTTCTGATCAGGATGATGAGGATGTGCAGTCGTCCAGTGATGAGCCTCCGTCCAGCAGTGTCTCTCACAGCACAGCTCAACTTATCTGCCCTCGGCCATCCAATTACTTTGAAG gGGATGTAGAAGAATCTGAAGACGATGATTATATTCCATCTGAAGACTGGAAAAAG GAGATCATGGTTGGTTCAATGTATCAAGCAGAGACTCCTGTTGGCCTGTGTAAATATAAGGACAATGAAAAAG TTTATGAGAATGATGATCAGCTTTTGTGGAATCCAGAGTTACTTCCAGAGGAAAAGGTTGTAGAGTTTTTAGCCGAGGCCTCTAAACGCAGTGGAGAAGAGGCTGGTGTCCATGCCATTCCTGAAGGATCTCACGTCAAAGACAATGAACAG GCTCTTTATGAATTGTTTAAATGCAACTTTGATGCAGAAGAAGCTTTAAGAAGATTAAAATTTAATGTGAAATCTGCCAAAG AGGAAATGTCAGTTTGGACGGAAGAGGAGTGTCGAGGTTTTGAACAAGGACTCAAAGCTTACGGGAAAGATTTTAGCTCAGTACAAGCAAATAAG GTGAGAACTAGATCTGTAGGAGAATGTGTGGCCTTTTATTACATGTGGAAGAAATCTGAGCGTTATGATTTCTTTGCACAGCAAACCAAGCttggaaaaagaaaatacagcCTTCGTCCTGGTGTCTT GGATTATATGGAGCGTATTTTGGATGAGAGGGAGAGCTCAGAGTCCAGTGGATCTTCGTTTCAACCTCCCACCACTTCAAACAACAGCAAACACCCATCAGAGCCAGAGAGTGACTCGGACGCTCAGAACG GTGTAGGGAACCATTCCTCCGAGGACCTTCTCTGCATCAGAGATGAGACATCTCAGACAAACGGCTCTGCCATGTGTCCAGATATTTCCATAGCAAACACACCACCCGACTCCATCCCAGACACCAGCAGCCCGAGCACACAAGTCATGGAGATCACAGTCAAACAGGAGGAAGATGAACACTCTGAACGACCTCTGAAAAGGCTTAGGACTGACACAGACCCTAACATTGAAGGCTCTGTCCCCCATAATGAAACAGAAATCATCTGA
- the mier1a gene encoding mesoderm induction early response protein 1a isoform X3, with product MLVHDFDDEQTLEEEEKLEGETNFNTEIDDLTREGEMPIEELLKLYGYSTGGSPEEEDGDVQEEDSSDNTCSSHSKLKEEERRELSDQDDEDVQSSSDEPPSSSVSHSTAQLICPRPSNYFEGDVEESEDDDYIPSEDWKKEIMVGSMYQAETPVGLCKYKDNEKVYENDDQLLWNPELLPEEKVVEFLAEASKRSGEEAGVHAIPEGSHVKDNEQALYELFKCNFDAEEALRRLKFNVKSAKEEMSVWTEEECRGFEQGLKAYGKDFSSVQANKVRTRSVGECVAFYYMWKKSERYDFFAQQTKLGKRKYSLRPGVLDYMERILDERESSESSGSSFQPPTTSNNSKHPSEPESDSDAQNGVGNHSSEDLLCIRDETSQTNGSAMCPDISIANTPPDSIPDTSSPSTQVMEITVKQEEDEHSERPLKRLRTDTDPNIEGSVPHNETEII from the exons ATGCTTGTACATGACTTTGATGATGAGCAGACTCTGGAAGAAGAGGAAAAGCTGGAGGGAGAGACAAACTTCAACACCGAAATTGATGACCTAACTCGA GAGGGTGAGATGCCCATCGAGGAACTTCTGAAATTATATGGCTACAGCACTGGTGGGTCTCCAGAGGAAGAGGATGGAGATGTTCAAGAGGAGGATTCTTCAGATAATACTTGCAGCAGCCATAGTAAACTCAAA GAGGAGGAAAGGCGGGAGCTTTCTGATCAGGATGATGAGGATGTGCAGTCGTCCAGTGATGAGCCTCCGTCCAGCAGTGTCTCTCACAGCACAGCTCAACTTATCTGCCCTCGGCCATCCAATTACTTTGAAG gGGATGTAGAAGAATCTGAAGACGATGATTATATTCCATCTGAAGACTGGAAAAAG GAGATCATGGTTGGTTCAATGTATCAAGCAGAGACTCCTGTTGGCCTGTGTAAATATAAGGACAATGAAAAAG TTTATGAGAATGATGATCAGCTTTTGTGGAATCCAGAGTTACTTCCAGAGGAAAAGGTTGTAGAGTTTTTAGCCGAGGCCTCTAAACGCAGTGGAGAAGAGGCTGGTGTCCATGCCATTCCTGAAGGATCTCACGTCAAAGACAATGAACAG GCTCTTTATGAATTGTTTAAATGCAACTTTGATGCAGAAGAAGCTTTAAGAAGATTAAAATTTAATGTGAAATCTGCCAAAG AGGAAATGTCAGTTTGGACGGAAGAGGAGTGTCGAGGTTTTGAACAAGGACTCAAAGCTTACGGGAAAGATTTTAGCTCAGTACAAGCAAATAAG GTGAGAACTAGATCTGTAGGAGAATGTGTGGCCTTTTATTACATGTGGAAGAAATCTGAGCGTTATGATTTCTTTGCACAGCAAACCAAGCttggaaaaagaaaatacagcCTTCGTCCTGGTGTCTT GGATTATATGGAGCGTATTTTGGATGAGAGGGAGAGCTCAGAGTCCAGTGGATCTTCGTTTCAACCTCCCACCACTTCAAACAACAGCAAACACCCATCAGAGCCAGAGAGTGACTCGGACGCTCAGAACG GTGTAGGGAACCATTCCTCCGAGGACCTTCTCTGCATCAGAGATGAGACATCTCAGACAAACGGCTCTGCCATGTGTCCAGATATTTCCATAGCAAACACACCACCCGACTCCATCCCAGACACCAGCAGCCCGAGCACACAAGTCATGGAGATCACAGTCAAACAGGAGGAAGATGAACACTCTGAACGACCTCTGAAAAGGCTTAGGACTGACACAGACCCTAACATTGAAGGCTCTGTCCCCCATAATGAAACAGAAATCATCTGA